A single Triticum dicoccoides isolate Atlit2015 ecotype Zavitan chromosome 2A, WEW_v2.0, whole genome shotgun sequence DNA region contains:
- the LOC119358442 gene encoding putative expansin-B14, producing the protein MASSSFAVFAAQASCWLLLLSHGVSGWSDAGATWYGPRIGGGSDGGACGYQRDVESPPFSAMITAGGPSLYKNGKGCGACYEVKCSSNAACSGRPVTVVVTDQCPGGPCLAEATHFDLSGKAFGALAKPGQADNLRNVGNIKVQYNRVPCNWRGVAFRVDAGSNPNYLAVLIEYESGDGDLQAVELQQRGGRWVSMQQSWGAVWKYQAGSTLQAPMSIRLTSSSGRKLVATNVIPSGWQAGKTYRSITNS; encoded by the exons ATGGCCTCTTCTTCCTTCGCTGTTTTCGCGGCTCAAGCCAGCTGctggctcctcctcctctcccacggtGTCTCCGGCTGGTCCGATGCCGGTGCAACGTGGTACGGCCCCCGTATCGGCGGCGGCAGCGACG GAGGAGCATGCGGGTACCAGCGCGACGTGGAGAGCCCGCCGTTCTCCGCCATGATCACGGCCGGCGGCCCCTCCCTCTACAAGAACGGCAAGGGATGCGGCGCTTGCTACGAGGTAAAATGCAGCTCCAATGCTGCTTGCTCCGGCCGCCCAGTGACCGTGGTTGTCACCGACCAGTGCCCCGGCGGGCCGTGCCTGGCCGAGGCCACCCACTTCGACCTCAGCGGGAAGGCGTTCGGCGCCTTGGCCAAGCCCGGTCAGGCCGACAACCTCCGCAACGTCGGCAACATCAAAGTCCAGTACAACCG GGTTCCATGCAACTGGCGAGGGGTGGCCTTCAGGGTCGACGCTGGCTCAAACCCGAACTACCTGGCGGTGCTCATCGAGTATGAGTCCGGCGACGGCGACCTGCAGGCGGTCGAGCTCCAGCAGCGCGGCGGCAGGTGGGTGTCGATGCAGCAGTCATGGGGCGCCGTGTGGAAGTACCAAGCCGGGTCCACCCTACAGGCGCCTATGTCGATCCGCCTGACCTCCAGCTCTGGTAGGAAGCTCGTCGCCACCAACGTCATCCCCTCCGGCTGGCAGGCTGGCAAGACGTACCGATCCATCACAAATAGTTAG
- the LOC119358444 gene encoding putative expansin-B14, translated as MATSSFAVFAAQASYWLLLLLSHGVSGWSDAGATWYGPRIGGGSDGGACGYQRDVESPPFSAMITAGGPSLYKNGKGCGACYQVRCSSNAACSGRPVTVVVTDQCPGGPCLAEATHFDLSGKAFGALAKPGQADNLRNVGNIKVQYNRVPCNWRGVAFRVDAGSNPNYLAVLIEYESGDGDLQAVELQQRGGRWVPMQQSWGAVWKYQAGSTLQAPMSIRLTSSSGRKLVATNVIPSGWQAGKTYRSIHK; from the exons ATGGCCACTTCTTCCTTCGCCGTTTTCGCGGCCCAAGCCAGCTactggctcctcctcctcctctcccacggtGTCTCCGGCTGGTCCGATGCCGGTGCGACGTGGTACGGCCCCCGCATCGGCGGCGGCAGCGACG GTGGTGCGTGCGGGTACCAGCGGGACGTGGAGAGCCCGCCGTTCTCCGCCATGATCACGGCGGGCGGCCCCTCCCTCTACAAGAACGGCAAGGGCTGCGGCGCTTGCTATCAGGTGAGATGCAGCAGCAATGCTGCTTGCTCCGGCCGCCCAGTGACCGTGGTTGTCACCGACCAGTGCCCCGGCGGGCCGTGCCTGGCCGAGGCCACCCACTTCGACCTCAGCGGGAAGGCGTTCGGCGCCTTGGCAAAGCCCGGTCAGGCCGACAACCTCCGCAACGTTGGCAACATCAAAGTCCAGTACAACCG GGTTCCATGCAACTGGCGAGGGGTGGCCTTCAGGGTCGACGCTGGCTCAAACCCGAACTACCTGGCGGTGCTCATCGAGTATGAGTCCGGCGACGGCGACCTGCAGGCGGTCGAGCTCCAGCAGCGCGGCGGCAGGTGGGTGCCGATGCAGCAGTCATGGGGCGCGGTGTGGAAGTACCAAGCCGGGTCCACCCTACAGGCGCCCATGTCGATCCGCCTGACCTCCAGCTCTGGTAGGAAGCTCGTCGCCACCAACGTCATCCCCTCCGGCTGGCAGGCCGGCAAGACCTACCGATCCATCCACAAATAG